Sequence from the Armatimonadota bacterium genome:
ATACCCAACACCCAACTGGAGTTGGAATATATGCGCAAGGACAAGGTAAGAATCAGGCTAAAGGCGTTTGATCATAGAGTGCTGGATCAGAGCGCTGAGCGGATCGTTGAGACGGTGCGCCACACGGGCGCCAGGATTTCTGGTCCGGTGTTGCTTCCGACGGAGAAAGACATCTACTGCGTCAACCGCGGCACTACCATCGACAAAGAATCGATGGAACACTTTGAGATTAGGACGCACAAGCGTCTGATCGATATCTTGAATCCGGGGCCTAAGACGATTGACGCTCTCATGCGTCTCGATTTGCCCAGCGGCGTGGATATCGAGATCAAGCTTTAGGGGATCATAAAATGATCAATGGAATTTTAGGAAAGAAGCTGGGAATGACCCAGGTCTTCGATGAAAAAGGTCGCCTTGT
This genomic interval carries:
- the rpsJ gene encoding 30S ribosomal protein S10; its protein translation is MRKDKVRIRLKAFDHRVLDQSAERIVETVRHTGARISGPVLLPTEKDIYCVNRGTTIDKESMEHFEIRTHKRLIDILNPGPKTIDALMRLDLPSGVDIEIKL